The genomic DNA AATGGATAACGCTTATGCGCGGGCTACCCATGCACGAGCATAGAATGAGCGACATCGAGGGCGTATATGAGGACCTCGAGGCCGACGTTTCTCTCGAGGAGTTTCGCGAGGCCGTCGAGGCGAAAGTCGAGCAGATGGGGGGACTCGCGGACGAGGAGACGGCGGCGATGCTCGTCGCTCACGAGGTTGGCGAGAGCGAAGTCGGCGGTATCGCCGACATCGAACCCGGGATGGAAGAGGCCAAGTTCGTCGCCAAGGTGATCTCGATCGGCGAGGTGCGGACCTTCGAACGCGACGGCGAGGACGAGGACGGCCAGGTCGTCAACGTCGAGGTGGCGGACGAGACCGGCTCCGTTCGAGCGGCCTTCTGGGACGACCACGCGGAAGCCGCGATCGAGGAACTCGAGGCGGGACAGGTCTTGCGGATCAAGGGCCGCCCCAAAGAGGGGTTTTCGGGCGTCGAGGTCAGCGTCGACGACGTCGAACCCGACGACGAGACCGAGATCGACGTGCAGGTCTCGGATACCTACACCGTCGAGGACCTCTCGCTGGGTCTCTCGAACGTCAACCTCGTCGGACTGATTCTGGACACCGACAGCGTGCGCACGTTCGACCGCGACGACGGCTCCGAAGGGAAGGTCTCGAACCTCGTGCTGGGCGACTCGACCGGCCGGATCCGCGTGACGCTCTGGGACGAGCAGGCCGATCTGGCCACCGAACTCGAGGCCGGCACGACCGTCGAGGTGATCGACGGCTACGTCAAGGACCGCGACGGGACCCTCGAACTCCACGTCGGTAATCGCGGTGCCGTCGAAGCGGTCGACGAGGAGGTCGAGTACGTACCGGAGAGCACGCCGATCGACGACCTCGAGATCGATCAGACGGTCGACATCGCGGGCGTCGTCCGCTCGGCCGATCCGAAGCGAACCTTCGACCGCGACGACGGCTCGGAGGGACAGGTACGGAACATCCGCGTTCAGGACGCGACCGGCGACATCCGCGTGGCCCTCTGGGGCGAGAAAGCAGACACCGACGTGGGACCGGGCGACGAGGTCGCGCTCGGCGACGTCGAAATCCAGGACGGCTGGCAGGACGACCTCGAGGCCTCCGCGGGGTGGCAGTCGACGATCACGATCCTCGAGTCGGAGTCGTCCGACTCCGGCGCTGGCGAAACCGATGCGAGCGGCTCGACCGATGCGAACGCCGGCCTGTCTGCCTTCGCCGGCGACGACGGGTCGGGCGAGGATACAGCGGACACCGCCGATCTGGAAACCGATACCGACTCCGACTCCGACTCCGACGAACCGTCCGACGGCGAGGAACTCGAGTTCACCGGCGTCGTCGTGCAGGCCGGCGATCCGATCGTACTCGACGACGGCGAAACGACGATGAGCGTCGCGACCGACGCTGACGTCGGTCTCGGCGAAGAGGTGACCGCCCGCGGAGTCGTCCGCGACGGCCGCCTCGAGGCAAACGACGTGTTCTGAGGTCGCGAGCAACCTCATCGTCCGTCTAGGAAAAGCGTTAAGGGAGTTAGCTTCGCCTATCATGATATGAACGTCGAACTCCCGTTCGCCCCGGTGGATACGATCATCCGGCGGAACGCGGGCGATCTTCGGGTGAGTGCCGACGCGTCGAAGGAACTCGCAACACGGATTCAGGAACACGGGAGCGAACTCGCGATCGATGCCGCCGAGGAGGCCACGGCGGACGGCCGCAAGACGCTGATGGCGGGCGATTTCGGCGTCGAGCGGGTCGTCGACAAGGACGACCTCGAGCTGCCGGTCGCTCCGGTCGATCGCATCGCCAGACTGGAGATCGACGACCGATATCGCGTTTCGATGAACGCACGCGTCGCGCTGGCCGATATCCTCGAGGACTACGCCGACAACGTCGCCCGGGCCGCGGCGATCCTCGCGCGTCACGCCGACCGTCGGACCATCACCGACGACGACATCGAGACGTACTTCTCGTTGTTCGAGTGAGCAGATGCAGTTCGGCTACAGCGAGCTCTGTCTCGCACACGATCCCGGTTCGCGCCACCCGGAGTCGCCGGACCGGCTACGAGCGATCCGGGAACGGCTGAAGCGGAAACACGGCGTCGAGTACGTCGACGCGGACCCCTGTGAACTCGACACGATGGCGGCCGTCCACGACCGCGAGTACCTCGAGTCGGTTCGGGAGTTCTGTGCCGACGGCGGCGGCAGCTGGGACCCCGACACCACAGCGGTCGAGGAGACGTGGGACGCGGCCCGCCGGAGCGCGGGGCTCGCCTGCTGGGCCGCCGAGCAGGCCCTCGAGGGTGCGACGGGGCGCGAGACCCCGTTCTCGATCGGTCGACCGCCGGGCCATCACGCCGTCACCGACAACGCGATGGGGTTTTGC from Natrinema salaciae includes the following:
- a CDS encoding single-stranded DNA binding protein; the protein is MSDIEGVYEDLEADVSLEEFREAVEAKVEQMGGLADEETAAMLVAHEVGESEVGGIADIEPGMEEAKFVAKVISIGEVRTFERDGEDEDGQVVNVEVADETGSVRAAFWDDHAEAAIEELEAGQVLRIKGRPKEGFSGVEVSVDDVEPDDETEIDVQVSDTYTVEDLSLGLSNVNLVGLILDTDSVRTFDRDDGSEGKVSNLVLGDSTGRIRVTLWDEQADLATELEAGTTVEVIDGYVKDRDGTLELHVGNRGAVEAVDEEVEYVPESTPIDDLEIDQTVDIAGVVRSADPKRTFDRDDGSEGQVRNIRVQDATGDIRVALWGEKADTDVGPGDEVALGDVEIQDGWQDDLEASAGWQSTITILESESSDSGAGETDASGSTDANAGLSAFAGDDGSGEDTADTADLETDTDSDSDSDEPSDGEELEFTGVVVQAGDPIVLDDGETTMSVATDADVGLGEEVTARGVVRDGRLEANDVF
- a CDS encoding histone; translation: MNVELPFAPVDTIIRRNAGDLRVSADASKELATRIQEHGSELAIDAAEEATADGRKTLMAGDFGVERVVDKDDLELPVAPVDRIARLEIDDRYRVSMNARVALADILEDYADNVARAAAILARHADRRTITDDDIETYFSLFE